A genomic segment from Nocardioides sp. encodes:
- a CDS encoding metallopeptidase family protein, translating to MSTGSESGLCDEPEITDDEFDRLVDLALDSIPAELAALIDNVVVIVEDDAPPDDPHLLGRYEGVALTERAANHAGYLPDRIVLFRRPLREFAPTRDELAREIEITVVHEVAHHFGFDDARIHELGYG from the coding sequence GTGTCGACTGGATCCGAGTCTGGGCTCTGTGACGAGCCGGAGATTACCGACGACGAATTCGACCGTCTGGTCGACCTCGCGCTGGACTCCATCCCGGCTGAACTGGCCGCTCTGATCGACAACGTCGTGGTGATCGTCGAGGACGACGCCCCGCCTGACGACCCCCACCTGCTGGGTCGCTATGAGGGTGTCGCGCTCACGGAGCGTGCCGCGAATCATGCGGGCTATCTGCCGGATCGGATCGTGCTGTTTCGCCGGCCGCTGCGCGAATTCGCCCCGACCCGCGACGAGTTGGCGCGCGAGATCGAGATCACGGTCGTGCACGAGGTGGCTCACCATTTCGGCTTCGACGACGCGCGGATCCACGAACTGGGCTACGGCTAG